In the Ictalurus punctatus breed USDA103 chromosome 7, Coco_2.0, whole genome shotgun sequence genome, one interval contains:
- the ecsit gene encoding evolutionarily conserved signaling intermediate in Toll pathway, mitochondrial isoform X2 yields MAMKRCHFIMKASRFLLQIHHTGCISSTVIPGVNRLDTQLCYGHVPRWLHCSSAFCKSKSDSTDLQEIIEHEIEKKTKSLVTHDELFERAARDAKSKANFNRVLDTFNKKDIRRRGHVEFIYAALKKMPEFGVERDITVYNKLLDVFPKEVFVPRNFIQRMFNHYPRQQECGVQVLEQMENYGIMPNMETKVLLVQIFGEKSHPMRKYQRIMYWFPKFKNLNPFPVPHELPQDPVDLSRFSLTRIANDLDAKITVYQLPSTHITEAGEEISHPHIVGIQSPEQRTLLAKHNPSRPVFVEGPFPLWLRKTCVHYYLLRADPIPPEEQIEEELEPELIGPEQSLFYPQCIDLDLKRDLGDDDSFDVDDVVEGAVYAMCMTGQGDQATLAQWISGLQENNPILGQVPTVFRLDSGFRELQKVEDIHHDSEQNQHSGAEEEHIIEEEVLHSQGMKR; encoded by the exons ATGGCGATG AAACGATGTCATTTTATCATGAAGGCCAGCAGGTTTCTCTTACAAATCCATCACACTGGATGCATCTCGTCCACGGTTATCCCTGGAGTTAATCGACTGGACACACAGCTCTGCTATGGTCAT GTGCCAAGGTGGTTGCATTGCAGTTCAGCGTTTTGCAAGAGCAAGTCGGACAGTACAGATCTTCAGGAAATAATAGAGCATGAGATTGAGAAAAAGACCAAATCCTTGGTCACACACGATGAGCTCTTTGAGCGAGCAGCCAGAGATGCAAAGAGCAAAGCCAATTTCAACCGAGTTCTGGACACCTTCAATAAGAAGGACATCCGCCGGCGTGGGCATGTAGAGTTCATTTATGCTGCTCTGAAGAAAATGCCTGAATTCGGGGTGGAGCGAGACATCACAGTCTACAACAAACTCTTGGATGTGTTTCCCAAAGAGGTCTTTGTGCCGCGGAACTTTATTCAGAGGATGTTCAATCACTACCCCAGACAACAGGAGTGTGGTGTGCAGGTGCTGGAGCAGATGGAAAATTAtg GAATTATGCCTAACATGGAAACTAAAGTCCTCCTGGTTCAGATCTTTGGAGAGAAGAGCCACCCAATGAGGAAGTACCAACGTATCATGTACTGGTTTCCCAAATTCAAGAATCTGAATCCATTCCCAGTGCCTCATGAGCTCCCACAAGACCCAGTGGACCTTTCCCGCTTCAGCCTCACCCGCATCGCTAATGACCTGGACGCTAAAATTACAGTTTATCAG CTTCCCTCAACACACATCACAGAGGCAGGAGAGGAGATCTCACACCCACATATTGTTG GCATCCAGAGTCCAGAGCAGCGCACCCTGCTTGCCAAGCATAACCCAAGCAGACCTGTGTTTGTGGAAGGCCCCTTTCCTCTGTGGCTCAGGAAGACCTGTGTACATTATTATCTGCTCAGAGCTGACCCTATCCCCCCTGAGGAACAG ATAGAGGAGGAGCTCGAACCTGAATTGATTGGTCCAGAGCAGAGCTTGTTCTATCCCCAGTGTATTGACCTTGACCTTAAGAGAGACTTGGGAGATGATGATAGCTTCGATGTGGACGATG TGGTGGAAGGGGCAGTCTATGCCATGTGCATGACCGGACAGGGTGATCAGGCTACACTAGCACAGTGGATCAGTGGGCTGCAGGAGAACAACCCAATCTTAGGGCAGGTTCCCACTGTGTTTCGCCTGGATTCTGGATTCAGAGAACTGCAGAAAGTCGAAGATATTCACCATGATTCTGAACAAAATCAACACTCGGGAGCTGAAGAGGAGCACATCATAGAGGAAGAAGTATTGCACTCACAGGGTATGAAGCGGTGA
- the ecsit gene encoding evolutionarily conserved signaling intermediate in Toll pathway, mitochondrial isoform X1 codes for MAMRPFSLQKRCHFIMKASRFLLQIHHTGCISSTVIPGVNRLDTQLCYGHVPRWLHCSSAFCKSKSDSTDLQEIIEHEIEKKTKSLVTHDELFERAARDAKSKANFNRVLDTFNKKDIRRRGHVEFIYAALKKMPEFGVERDITVYNKLLDVFPKEVFVPRNFIQRMFNHYPRQQECGVQVLEQMENYGIMPNMETKVLLVQIFGEKSHPMRKYQRIMYWFPKFKNLNPFPVPHELPQDPVDLSRFSLTRIANDLDAKITVYQLPSTHITEAGEEISHPHIVGIQSPEQRTLLAKHNPSRPVFVEGPFPLWLRKTCVHYYLLRADPIPPEEQIEEELEPELIGPEQSLFYPQCIDLDLKRDLGDDDSFDVDDVVEGAVYAMCMTGQGDQATLAQWISGLQENNPILGQVPTVFRLDSGFRELQKVEDIHHDSEQNQHSGAEEEHIIEEEVLHSQGMKR; via the exons ATGGCGATG AGGCCATTTTCTCTGCAGAAACGATGTCATTTTATCATGAAGGCCAGCAGGTTTCTCTTACAAATCCATCACACTGGATGCATCTCGTCCACGGTTATCCCTGGAGTTAATCGACTGGACACACAGCTCTGCTATGGTCAT GTGCCAAGGTGGTTGCATTGCAGTTCAGCGTTTTGCAAGAGCAAGTCGGACAGTACAGATCTTCAGGAAATAATAGAGCATGAGATTGAGAAAAAGACCAAATCCTTGGTCACACACGATGAGCTCTTTGAGCGAGCAGCCAGAGATGCAAAGAGCAAAGCCAATTTCAACCGAGTTCTGGACACCTTCAATAAGAAGGACATCCGCCGGCGTGGGCATGTAGAGTTCATTTATGCTGCTCTGAAGAAAATGCCTGAATTCGGGGTGGAGCGAGACATCACAGTCTACAACAAACTCTTGGATGTGTTTCCCAAAGAGGTCTTTGTGCCGCGGAACTTTATTCAGAGGATGTTCAATCACTACCCCAGACAACAGGAGTGTGGTGTGCAGGTGCTGGAGCAGATGGAAAATTAtg GAATTATGCCTAACATGGAAACTAAAGTCCTCCTGGTTCAGATCTTTGGAGAGAAGAGCCACCCAATGAGGAAGTACCAACGTATCATGTACTGGTTTCCCAAATTCAAGAATCTGAATCCATTCCCAGTGCCTCATGAGCTCCCACAAGACCCAGTGGACCTTTCCCGCTTCAGCCTCACCCGCATCGCTAATGACCTGGACGCTAAAATTACAGTTTATCAG CTTCCCTCAACACACATCACAGAGGCAGGAGAGGAGATCTCACACCCACATATTGTTG GCATCCAGAGTCCAGAGCAGCGCACCCTGCTTGCCAAGCATAACCCAAGCAGACCTGTGTTTGTGGAAGGCCCCTTTCCTCTGTGGCTCAGGAAGACCTGTGTACATTATTATCTGCTCAGAGCTGACCCTATCCCCCCTGAGGAACAG ATAGAGGAGGAGCTCGAACCTGAATTGATTGGTCCAGAGCAGAGCTTGTTCTATCCCCAGTGTATTGACCTTGACCTTAAGAGAGACTTGGGAGATGATGATAGCTTCGATGTGGACGATG TGGTGGAAGGGGCAGTCTATGCCATGTGCATGACCGGACAGGGTGATCAGGCTACACTAGCACAGTGGATCAGTGGGCTGCAGGAGAACAACCCAATCTTAGGGCAGGTTCCCACTGTGTTTCGCCTGGATTCTGGATTCAGAGAACTGCAGAAAGTCGAAGATATTCACCATGATTCTGAACAAAATCAACACTCGGGAGCTGAAGAGGAGCACATCATAGAGGAAGAAGTATTGCACTCACAGGGTATGAAGCGGTGA